A window of uncultured Litoreibacter sp. contains these coding sequences:
- the infA gene encoding translation initiation factor IF-1, whose amino-acid sequence MAKEELLEFPGVVKELLPNATFRVELENGHEIIAHTAGKMRKNRIRVLAGDKVQVEMTPYDLTKGRINYRFK is encoded by the coding sequence ATGGCCAAGGAAGAACTGCTCGAATTTCCCGGTGTTGTGAAGGAACTCCTGCCTAACGCGACGTTTCGGGTCGAGCTGGAAAACGGCCATGAGATCATCGCGCATACGGCAGGCAAGATGCGCAAGAACCGCATCCGCGTTCTGGCAGGCGACAAGGTGCAGGTCGAAATGACCCCCTACGATCTGACAAAGGGTCGGATTAATTACCGGTTTAAGTAG